A genomic segment from Alphaproteobacteria bacterium encodes:
- a CDS encoding YraN family protein produces MANSKQVAHQWGVEAEALAAEFLRHKGYRILAERWRTGAGEIDVLAAENSETLVVVEVKARQKTSDGLWSVTPAKQKRLVRAAEVALSHHEKFTGLAPLTHLNIRFDVVIITPDNAPEHLINAWQVE; encoded by the coding sequence ATGGCTAATAGCAAACAGGTCGCGCATCAATGGGGAGTTGAGGCCGAAGCATTGGCCGCAGAGTTTTTGCGCCATAAAGGCTATCGCATTCTGGCCGAGCGCTGGCGCACCGGAGCCGGAGAAATTGACGTACTGGCCGCCGAAAATTCCGAAACTCTGGTGGTAGTAGAAGTAAAAGCACGGCAAAAAACCAGCGACGGACTATGGTCGGTAACACCAGCAAAACAAAAACGTTTAGTGCGCGCCGCCGAAGTCGCGTTAAGTCATCATGAGAAATTTACTGGACTCGCGCCGTTAACCCACCTTAATATACGTTTTGATGTGGTGATTATCACCCCCGATAATGCACCCGAACACCTGATCAATGCCTGGCAGGTGGAATAA
- the gshB gene encoding glutathione synthase, translated as MERIAAFQMDPLSALNPRSDSTLLLMHEAQKRGYHIFHYLPSELCFENGAIHAYGHFVKLHDNEENFYTVIKAAHVDLRKVTVVWMRQDPPFDMAYITATHILEALAPDTLVLNNPEFVRNCPEKWFVNQFPEFLPPTLISTSLKAMEDFRARHKDIIIKPLYGFGGNAVFRIKEQDGNFHALLEWILSTSNEALVVQKFLPEVKHGDIRVILIDGKVAGQIGRVPAAGEIRSNFRVGGSAAKLALTTRQQLICEAMEDALKSRGLLFVGIDLIGDYLTEINVTSPTGLRAINAAYDTTLEAEIWDAAEKRLA; from the coding sequence ATGGAACGTATCGCCGCATTTCAAATGGATCCGCTATCGGCGTTAAATCCACGATCCGACTCCACCCTGCTATTAATGCATGAAGCGCAAAAGCGCGGTTATCATATATTTCATTATCTGCCCAGCGAGTTATGCTTTGAAAATGGTGCTATCCATGCCTATGGCCATTTTGTGAAGCTGCACGATAATGAAGAGAATTTTTACACTGTCATCAAAGCCGCCCATGTGGATTTACGCAAAGTCACTGTGGTATGGATGCGTCAGGATCCGCCCTTTGACATGGCATATATTACCGCCACTCACATTCTGGAGGCGTTAGCACCGGATACATTGGTGTTGAATAATCCCGAATTTGTACGTAATTGCCCCGAAAAATGGTTTGTGAATCAGTTTCCGGAGTTTTTACCCCCCACCCTGATTAGCACCAGCCTTAAAGCGATGGAAGATTTTCGGGCGCGGCACAAAGATATCATCATCAAACCGCTCTATGGCTTTGGCGGCAATGCCGTGTTTCGCATTAAAGAACAGGACGGCAACTTCCATGCACTTTTAGAATGGATTTTAAGCACTTCTAATGAAGCATTGGTGGTGCAGAAATTCCTGCCCGAGGTTAAACACGGGGATATTCGCGTTATTTTGATAGATGGCAAAGTTGCCGGACAAATTGGTCGTGTTCCCGCAGCGGGTGAAATTCGCAGCAATTTCCGTGTAGGTGGTTCGGCCGCAAAACTTGCCCTCACCACCCGCCAGCAATTGATTTGCGAGGCGATGGAAGATGCATTAAAAAGCCGTGGCCTGTTATTTGTAGGTATTGATCTGATTGGCGATTACCTCACCGAAATCAATGTCACCTCGCCCACCGGCTTACGCGCAATAAATGCAGCATATGACACCACGCTGGAAGCCGAAATATGGGATGCTGCCGAAAAGCGTCTGGCGTAA
- a CDS encoding BON domain-containing protein has protein sequence MPLTHVAKGLLPIFFVSFISACTPVIATGTSAANLVQLQDRSIGATIDDATIYGRITDALIALDSKEAYRGVSIDVFEGRVLLTGQVRNPENAEKTIRTVWAVQGVREVINEIQIVSGNSGPFNYANDSIVTAQAKSRLVAERGIASGNYKIETVNGVVYVMGKARNDYEHKQAMNVISRSVGARKVVSHVRVPREMSELAEIPPGTIPPL, from the coding sequence ATGCCCCTCACGCACGTAGCTAAGGGATTACTTCCCATCTTTTTTGTGAGCTTTATCAGCGCTTGTACTCCCGTAATTGCCACGGGCACATCAGCGGCAAATCTGGTGCAGCTACAAGATCGCTCCATCGGAGCCACCATCGACGATGCCACAATCTATGGCCGCATTACTGATGCATTGATTGCGCTCGATTCTAAAGAAGCATATCGCGGTGTTTCTATCGATGTTTTTGAAGGCCGTGTGCTATTGACAGGTCAAGTGCGAAACCCTGAAAATGCCGAAAAAACCATTCGCACCGTATGGGCGGTGCAAGGTGTGCGCGAGGTCATCAACGAAATTCAGATTGTTTCCGGTAATAGTGGCCCTTTCAATTATGCAAATGACTCTATTGTTACCGCTCAGGCAAAAAGCCGCTTGGTGGCCGAGCGTGGCATAGCCTCCGGTAATTACAAAATAGAAACCGTCAACGGTGTGGTTTATGTAATGGGTAAGGCGCGGAATGATTATGAGCACAAACAGGCAATGAATGTCATTAGCCGCTCTGTAGGGGCGCGTAAGGTAGTGAGCCATGTGCGCGTACCCCGTGAAATGAGCGAATTGGCAGAAATTCCACCTGGAACCATACCGCCGCTTTAA
- a CDS encoding BON domain-containing protein produces MTRYFIARFAPFMLAPLVLSANACAPLAVAGAGTAGVAVAQERSVGTAVDDATIHTKIWNKYLQSGTNNIYTNVAIDVNEGVVLLTGPVESADGAARAVQLAWEVEGVREVINEIQITNRGGPAVFAQDAWITTQAKSRLIAEKNVKSVNYTIETVNSVIYLMGIAQNEDELARVLNVLSRVKGVRRVVSHARLKNDPRRNTSYQPE; encoded by the coding sequence ATGACACGCTATTTCATTGCTAGATTTGCCCCATTCATGCTTGCACCGCTGGTTTTATCTGCAAATGCATGTGCGCCGCTGGCGGTGGCCGGAGCAGGTACCGCTGGCGTTGCAGTGGCGCAGGAGCGTAGCGTAGGAACAGCGGTAGATGATGCTACAATACACACTAAAATATGGAACAAGTACCTGCAATCCGGCACAAACAACATCTACACCAATGTTGCTATCGATGTTAATGAAGGCGTAGTTCTGCTTACTGGCCCCGTAGAAAGTGCCGATGGCGCGGCGCGTGCAGTGCAATTGGCATGGGAAGTCGAAGGTGTTCGTGAAGTTATCAACGAAATTCAAATCACCAACCGTGGTGGCCCCGCAGTGTTTGCGCAGGACGCTTGGATCACCACACAGGCAAAAAGCCGCCTCATTGCCGAAAAAAATGTAAAATCAGTAAATTACACCATAGAAACTGTAAATAGTGTGATTTATCTCATGGGTATTGCTCAAAACGAAGATGAGCTAGCGCGAGTGCTGAATGTTTTAAGCCGCGTTAAAGGAGTGCGGCGCGTAGTGAGCCATGCCCGTTTAAAAAATGATCCCCGCCGCAACACCTCATATCAACCAGAGTAA